A single genomic interval of Spinacia oleracea cultivar Varoflay chromosome 6, BTI_SOV_V1, whole genome shotgun sequence harbors:
- the LOC110786448 gene encoding COP1-interactive protein 1: MTKKSHRMRNSIKSFVEKHTDPEQHEKLKEIKKDMEEKKQRLLKLVESNEESEETKRGPLAELVEDFHKQYESLFSQYDNLTGKLKDKVNKPQQKKEKLSSSSESESGSDSDHSSKGKDDKNGKLIEENEDTDGLQQELEAAKLKVADLENELATICNEKILIESENKTLLTKQQDSDRTVEDLKVEVQRLDSEKSEILEEKEELKSKLENFVKTEAELNQQIEELVRDRDSQATEKEDFIKRLEEGNHNVDNLKGEVNQLQSESKRLEVELETAAQEISRIKLELDSSKQETEHLKETVKVAEEENVSLSLKMSQVTDELKQARDTMEELKAESTNSNDKLTEREREFLSLREMHEAHTIGASEQVKALEEETNNLKLELDSSKQETENLKESLKAAEEENSSLSQKISQLTDKFQQAEVTLEELKAESNNSKEILFEREREFSSLREMHDVHTTGASEQIKALEEQTNNLKLELDSSKQETENFKESMKAAEEENSSLSQKISQLTDELKQSQDTLEELKAEFNYSKEILVEREREFSSLREMHDVHTTGASEQIKALEKETNNLRLELDSSKQETENLKESMKAAEEENSSLSQKISQLTGELQQAEDTLDELKAESTNSNDKLAEREREFVSLKEMHEAHTTGSSEQVKALEEETNNLKLELDSSKQETENLKESLKAAEEENSSLSQKISQLTDKFQQAEVTLEELKAESNNSNDKLAEREREFSSLREMHDVHTTGASEQIKALEEEISSLKLELETLFGEKREKEEQFENKSEEARQLGEEVEELKAQISQMEMMSKEREEQISSLQKKLEVTESESNSRIEALTAQVNDYTQEIEKISVEKSQLEEQMAGRSGEASSQIKELQEQVSSLEHEMKILQVQERELKLDLERKDEDIAEYRIQIEGLHEKLTSSDALLKRLFEEKETLSAKLMDREVEVETLHSHKTGLEEQTISTSNEATQLREETERLQDRIRDLEKALQEATDELSTFQRRLEDEENEASSKITALMTEIGNLKQESEAVQTIKSQLEEQIEKEKQEKLEGLNLLETENAELKYKIDDHQKFVKELEDELINRREQCDQLETRLQEIEAELQVANGTVWELKEDLSMSSEAKDEKILELEILVEDLKRDLEVATDEEKTAWEKTRTIEVQLRLANQKLRITEQLLTEKEEDFKIAELKYQEECKELEDKITQLSQLLAANTEAYRGTIVNISDNVNKSLSEMESIVKKFEEDHKNFSNNIFNMSEEVQTLKHCAVGKNVEGKQLKEQLVSLAEKLKNEREQGVMMKDKIGKLEVEFDNEKGEKEKLVSAVKELKKATAEIGFALKEKDELVSALGEEKREAIRQLCLWHDDVHSRYDELKKFVSKMISQKR, translated from the exons ATGACAAAGAAGAGTCACCGCATGAGAAATTCAATAAAGTCCTTTGTTGAAAAGCATACTGATCCTGAACAACATGAGAAGctgaaagaaataaaaaaag ACATGGAGGAGAAGAAGCAAAGATTACTGAAACTTGTGGAGAGCAACGAAGAAAGTGAGGAAACAAAAAGAGGGCCTCTTGCTGAACTCGTTGAGGATTTCCATAAACAATATGAATCACTCTTTTCTCAATATGATAATCTCACTGGAAAACTGAAGGACAAAGTTAACAAGCCACAGCAAAAGAAAGAGAAGTTATCTTCCTCCTCAGAATCAGAGTCTGGCTCCGACTCTGATCATTCTTCCAAGGGAAAAGACGACAAAAATGGAAAACTAATAGAGGAAAATGAAGACACAGATGGACTCCAGCAAGAGCTTGAAGCAGCAAAACTCAAAGTTGCAGATCTCGAAAATGAGTTGGCAACAATATGCAATGAGAAAATCTTGATTGAATCAGAGAACAAGACACTACTGACAAAACAACAAGATTCAGACAGAACAGTGGAAGATTTGAAAGTAGAGGTTCAACGATTGGATTCTGAGAAATCAGAAATccttgaagaaaaagaagagcTAAAGTCAAAATTGGAGAACTTTGTGAAGACTGAAGCTGAACTGAATCAACAAATTGAAGAACTGGTCAGAGATAGAGATAGTCAAGCTACGGAGAAAGAAGATTTTATTAAAAGACTTGAAGAAGGGAATCACAACGTAGATAATTTGAAAGGCGAAGTCAATCAGCTGCAGAGTGAGAGTAAAAGGCTTGAGGTTGAATTAGAGACAGCTGCACAAGAAATCTCTCGGATAAAACTGGAATTAGACTCGTCAAAGCAGGAAACAGAACACTTAAAGGAGACTGTGAAAGTTGCTGAAGAGGAAAACGTGTCTCTTTCTTTGAAAATGTCACAAGTGACTGATGAGCTCAAGCAGGCACGAGATACCATGGAAGAGCTGAAAGCAGAGTCTACCAACTCAAATGATAAATTGACTGAGCGGGAAAGAGAGTTCTTATCTCTAAGGGAGATGCACGAGGCACATACAATTGGAGCTTCAGAACAAGTGAAGGCTTTGGAAGAGGAGACGAACAATTTAAAACTCGAACTGGACTCGTCAAAACAGGAAACAGAAAACTTGAAGGAATCCTTGAAAGCTGCTGAAGAAGAAAACAGTTCCCTCTCTCAGAAAATCTCGCAACTGACCGATAAATTCCAGCAAGCAGAGGTTACCCTGGAAGAGCTGAAAGCTGAGTCTAACAACTCAAAAGAAATATTGTTTGAACGAGAAAGGGAATTCTCATCCCTAAGGGAGATGCACGATGTACATACAACTGGAGCTTCAGAACAAATAAAAGCTCTGGAGGAGCAGACAAACAATTTGAAGCTTGAATTGGACTCGTCAAAACAGGAAACAGAAAACTTCAAGGAATCCATGAAAGCTGCTGAAGAAGAAAACAGTTCTCTCTCTCAGAAAATTTCACAACTGACAGATGAACTCAAGCAATCACAGGATACCCTAGAAGAACTGAAAGCTGAGTTTAACTACTCAAAAGAAATATTGGTTGAACGAGAAAGGGAATTCTCATCCCTAAGGGAGATGCACGATGTACATACAACCGGAGCTTCAGAACAAATAAAGGCACTGGAGAAAGAGACAAACAATTTGAGGCTCGAATTGGACTCGTCAAAACAGGAAACAGAAAACTTGAAGGAATCCATGAAAGCTGCTGAAGAAGAAAACAGTTCTCTCTCTCAGAAAATTTCACAACTGACAGGTGAACTCCAGCAAGCAGAGGATACCCTGGATGAGCTGAAAGCTGAGTCTACCAACTCGAATGATAAATTGGCTGAGCGGGAAAGAGAGTTTGTATCTCTAAAGGAGATGCACGAGGCACATACAACTGGGTCTTCAGAACAAGTGAAGGCTTTGGAAGAGGAGACAAACAATTTGAAACTCGAACTGGACTCGTCAAAACAGGAAACAGAAAACTTGAAGGAATCCTTGAAAGCTGCTGAAGAAGAAAACAGTTCCCTCTCTCAGAAAATCTCGCAACTGACCGATAAATTCCAGCAAGCAGAGGTTACCCTGGAAGAGCTGAAAGCTGAGTCTAACAACTCAAATGATAAATTGGCTGAGCGGGAAAGGGAATTCTCATCCCTAAGGGAGATGCACGATGTACATACAACTGGAGCTTCAGAACAAATAAAGGCACTGGAGGAAGAGATAAGCAGTTTGAAACTCGAATTAGAGACACTATTTGGtgagaaaagagaaaaagaagagCAGTTTGAGAATAAATCAGAGGAAGCCAGACAGTTGGGTGAGGAGGTAGAAGAGTTAAAGGCACAGATTTCACAGATGGAGATGATGTCAAAGGAAAGAGAAGAGCAGATATCTTCTCTCCAAAAGAAACTGGAGGTTACGGAGAGCGAGTCAAATTCCAGAATTGAAGCCCTGACAGCCCAAGTCAACGACTATACACAAGAAATAGAAAAAATTTCTGTTGAGAAAAGTCAACTGGAAGAACAGATGGCTGGAAGAAGTGGTGAAGCATCATctcaaataaaggaattacagGAACAGGTCAGCTCATTAGAGCATGAAATGAAGATCTTACAAGTTCAGGAAAGGGAGTTGAAATTGGACCTTGAGAGAAAAGATGAGGATATTGCAGAGTATCGGATACAAATAGAAGGTTTGCACGAGAAATTAACTAGCAGCGATGCCCTTCTGAAGCGACTTTTTGAAGAAAAGGAAACTCTGTCAGCCAAGTTAATGGACCGAGAAGTTGAAGTGGAAACTCTACATAGCCACAAAACAGGACTTGAAGAGCAAACTATATCAACCAGCAACGAGGCTACTCAACTAAGAGAGGAGACCGAAAGGTTGCAAGACAGGATTCGTGACCTTGAGAAAGCATTACAGGAGGCAACAGATGAGTTATCTACCTTCCAGAGGAGGCTTGAGGATGAGGAGAATGAAGCATCTTCCAAGATTACAGCCTTAATGACGGAGATCGGCAATTTGAAGCAGGAATCAGAAGCAGTTCAGACCATTAAAAGCCAGTTGGAGGAACAGATTGAAAAGGAGAAACAGGAAAAATTGGAGGGTCTAAACCTGCTAGAAACTGAGAATGCTGAGCTGAAATACAAAATAGATGATCATCAAAAGTTTGTAAAAGAATTAGAGGATGAATTGATCAATAGAAGAGAGCAGTGTGACCAACTTGAAACTCGTCTTCAAGAGATTGAGGCGGAACTCCAAGTAGCAAATGGGACAGTTTGGGAACTAAAGGAAGATTTGAGCATGAGTAGTGAAGCAAAAGATGAGAAGATTTTGGAGCTTGAGATATTAGTTGAAGACCTGAAAAGAGATCTTGAGGTAGCTACAGATGAAGAGAAGACTGCTTGGGAGAAAACGCGGACAATTGAAGTTCAGCTTCGCCTAGCAAACCAAAAGCTCCGAATCACAGAGCAACTACTAACTGAAAAAGAAGAGGACTTCAAGATTGCGGAGTTGAAATATCAAGAAGAGTGCAAAGAGCTAGAAGACAAAATCACTCAGCTTTCTCAACTACTTGCTGCTAACACTGAAGCTTACCGTGGAACAATAGTGAATATCTCAGATAATGTGAACAAATCATTATCTGAAATGGAGTCAATCGTGAAGAAGTTCGAGGAAGATCACAAGAATTTCTCAAATAATATCTTCAACATGTCAGAAGAGGTTCAAACCTTGAAGCACTGTGCGGTAGGGAAGAATGTTGAAGGAAAACAGTTGAAAGAACAGTTGGTAAGTCTAGCTGAGAAATTGAAGAATGAGAGAGAACAAGGAGTAATGATGAAAGATAAGATTGGTAAGTTGGAAGTGGAGTTTGACAATGAAAAGGGAGAAAAAGAAAAGTTAGTTTCTGCAGTAAAAGAGCTGAAGAAGGCAACAGCGGAGATAGGATTCGCGTTGAAAGAGAAAGACGAGCTGGTATCAGCCCTCGGTGAAGAGAAACGCGAAGCAATAAGGCAGCTGTGCTTGTGGCACGATGATGTGCATTCCCGATACGATGAGCTCAAGAAGTTTGTCTCAAAGATGATTTCACAGAAGAGGTAG
- the LOC110786447 gene encoding mitochondrial adenine nucleotide transporter ADNT1 — protein MASEDVKQRGEAAAVTTIVNLAEEAKAATEGVKSPKNALLSISKSLAAGGIAGGLSRTAVAPLERLKILLQVQNPHSIKYNGTIQGLKYIWQTEGFRGLFKGNGTNCARIVPNSAVKFFSYEQASKGILWLYQQQTGNENAELTPVLRLGAGACAGIIAMSATYPMDMVRGRLTVQTAQSPQQYRGIYHALTTVLREEGARALYKGWLPSVIGVVPYVGLNFAVYESLKDWLIKEKAFGLVQDNELSVTTRLGCGAVAGTIGQTVAYPLDVVRRRMQMVGWKDASTVITGDGQKIALEYTGMIDAFRKTVRYEGFRALYKGLVPNSVKVVPSISIAFVTYEVVKDLLGVEMRISD, from the exons aTGGCGTCGGAAGATGTGAAGCAGCGAGGCGAGGCGGCGGCGGTTACGACGATCGTGAATTTGGCGGAAGAAGCGAAAGCTGCGACTGAAGGCGTTAAATCTCCTAAAAATGCTCTTCTTAGCATTTCTAAATCACTCGCTGCCGGAGGTATCGCCGGTGGATT GTCACGAACAGCAGTTGCTCCTCTAGAACGGTTGAAAATTTTGCTGCAG GTTCAGAATCCTCACAGCATAAAATACAATGGAACAATTCAGGGTTTGAAATATATATGGCAGACTGAAGGATTTCGCGGGCTGTTCAAAGGCAACGGCACTAACTGTGCTCGTATAGTTCCAAATTCAGCAGTGAAATTCTTTAGTTATGAGCAGGCATCCAA GGGAATTCTGTGGCTTTATCAGCAGCAAACTGGAAATG AGAATGCTGAACTGACTCCTGTTTTACGTCTTGGAGCTGGAGCATGTGCTGGAATTATTGCCATGTCAGCAACGTACCCAATGGATATGGTACGAGGCCGGCTGACTGTTCAG ACCGCTCAATCTCCTCAACAGTATAGAGGAATATATCACGCTCTAACAACTGTTCTCCGAGAAGAGGGTGCCCGGGCCTTGTACAAAGGGTGGCTCCCTTCTGTGATTGGTGTG GTACCTTATGTGGGTCTCAATTTTGCTGTATATGAATCACTGAAAGACTGGTTGATCAAAGAAAAAGCATTTGGGCTTGTTCAGGACAATGAGTTGAGTGTAACAACAAGGCTTGGATGCGGTGCTGTTGCTGGGACTATTGGCCAGACTGTTGCTTACCCTCTTGATGTTGTACGCCGAAGAATGCAGATGGTCGGCTGGAAAGATGCATCTACTGTTATTACTGGCGATGGGCAAAAGATTGCACTTGAGTATACAGGTATGATTGATGCCTTCAGGAAGACAGTTCGATATGAGGGTTTTAGGGCTTTGTACAAGGGCTTGGTACCAAATTCTGTGAAG GTGGTTCCATCCATTTCAATTGCATTTGTCACATACGAAGTTGTGAAAGATTTACTTGGGGTGGAGATGAGAATATCAGATTGA
- the LOC110786446 gene encoding uncharacterized protein — MKQEIERSLTSLSSKKAPMVWDCGSPLYDSFELSSLSHIIERHMMALPPSSSSSSSTRSSLSSSCSSLRSEGTSFDEGLKRKVEWEEVSKKKKAEKRIKVTSGQTFP, encoded by the exons ATGAAGCAAGAAATAGAAAGATCATTAACATCTTTATCCTCAAAAAAAGCTCCAATGGTATGGGATTGTGGGAGTCCTCTCTATGATTCATTTGAATTATCTTCTTTATCTCACATCATCGAACGGCATATGATGGCTTtgccaccatcatcatcatcatcttcatcgaCAAGATCATCGTTGTCGTCGTCGTGTTCGTCCTTACGATCCGAAGGTACTAGCTTTGATGAAGGTTTGAAGAGGAAGGTGGAGTGGGAAGAAGTGAGTAAGAAGAAGAAGGCAGAAAAGAGGATTAAG GTTACATCTGGTCAAACCTTCCCCTAA